CGTGATCCCATACTCCGTCACCTTCGGAGGGATATCCGGCAGGTACGCGTCGTGGAAGGACGCGACCTTCGTCGTCATCCCGTTCCCGGTCGACATGACCACGACGTACATGACGGGAACGCGGAACGGCCCGCGCGCCATCCTCGACGCCTCTTCCCACATGGAGCTGTTCGACGAGGAGAACAAGATCGAGCCGTACCGGGCGGGGATCTTCGTCTCCACGGAGGTCCCGATCTCCCTGGCGGGGCCGGTCCCGGCCCTGAAGGAAGTCGAGCGGCGGGTGAATGCCACGCTGCGGGCGGGAAAGGTCCCGGTGCTGCTCGGCGGGGAGCATTCCGGAACGGTGGGGGCGGTGGTCGCGCTGCGCAAGCGGTACGGAGACCTGACCGTACTGCAATTCGACGCCCACACGGACCTTCGAGACACGTATCTCGGGACGCCGCACAACCACGCGTGTGTCGGCCGGCGGATCGTCGACGCGGGGGCGCGTCTCGTCCAGGTCGGCATCCGGAGCATGTCCGAAGAGGAGGACCGCTTCCTCAAAAAGTCGGAGGAGGTGAAGACGTTCTACGCCTCCGAGGTACGGGACAACGTGGCCGACGTCACGAAGGGGATCGTCAGCTCCCTCTCGGAGAACGTCTACATCTCGATCGACCTCGACGTGTTCGACCCGGGGATCATGCCCGCCGTCGTCACGCCGGAGCCCGGCGGGCTCTCCTGGTTCGAGGGGATCGACATCCTGCGGGACGTGATGCGTTCGAACCGGAACATCGTCGGGTTCGACGTGATGGAGCTCGCCCCGATCGCCGGGATGGCGGCGCCGGACTACCTGGCCGCGCGCCTTTGCTATCGCCTCATGGGCTGGCTCGTCGCGCGCCAGTCCGAGAAGTAAGGAGAAACCGCGCATGTCCGTTCCCACGAAGATCTTCTTCACCAAGGGGGTCGGCCGCCACCGCGAGCAGCTCACCTCGTTCGAGCTCGCGCTGCGGGACGCCGGGATCCAGAAGTACAACCTCGTCCAGGTGTCGAGCATCTTCCCGCCGAAGTGCAAGATCGTGAAGAAGGAGGAAGGGCTCAAGCTCCTCGCTCCCGGAGAGATCGTCTTCGTGGTCATGAGCCGGTGCTGCAGCGACGAACCGCGGCGGCTGGTCGCCGCTTCCGTAGGGTGCGCGCTCCCCTCGGACCGGTCGGTGTACGGATACCTGAGCGAGCACCACGCCTTCGGGCAGACCGAGAAGGTGGCGGGGGACTACGCGGAGGACCTGGCAGCGGCGATGCTGGCGTCG
This genomic stretch from Deltaproteobacteria bacterium harbors:
- the speB gene encoding agmatinase, with the protein product MIPYSVTFGGISGRYASWKDATFVVIPFPVDMTTTYMTGTRNGPRAILDASSHMELFDEENKIEPYRAGIFVSTEVPISLAGPVPALKEVERRVNATLRAGKVPVLLGGEHSGTVGAVVALRKRYGDLTVLQFDAHTDLRDTYLGTPHNHACVGRRIVDAGARLVQVGIRSMSEEEDRFLKKSEEVKTFYASEVRDNVADVTKGIVSSLSENVYISIDLDVFDPGIMPAVVTPEPGGLSWFEGIDILRDVMRSNRNIVGFDVMELAPIAGMAAPDYLAARLCYRLMGWLVARQSEK
- a CDS encoding arginine decarboxylase, pyruvoyl-dependent — translated: MSVPTKIFFTKGVGRHREQLTSFELALRDAGIQKYNLVQVSSIFPPKCKIVKKEEGLKLLAPGEIVFVVMSRCCSDEPRRLVAASVGCALPSDRSVYGYLSEHHAFGQTEKVAGDYAEDLAAAMLASTLGVEFDEDKSWDEKREVWKISGKIYRSFNITQSAIVKDEYTTVLAAAVLVS